ACAGCCGCCACCAAAGATGGGGAGGACAGCCGGTATTTGTTAATGGAGTATGCGGTCGGGTACCGGAAGTATGCTCTTCAGCATCCGGAGCTATATAAAGTCATTATCAACATGCCCTCCGTCCACGGCAAAGAATATCTCAAGGTGATTCTCGATCCGATGGCGGATGCACTGCGGGGCTTTTCGAAGGATGGCTATGACAATATTAATCTGTTAAGAGCCTACCGCAGTATGATTCACGGCTTTGTTTCATTGGAGATTACCGGATATTTCGAGATGTCTAACGTGTCTATTGATGAGAGCTTTATTATGGTGGTTCAATTATTTGTTGATAGTCTGAGGTGATGGAGAAGCTAAATATGAGAAGGTCTTACAAAAGTAAAAGTACTGCCGGCAAGGA
The window above is part of the Paenibacillus sp. FSL H8-0048 genome. Proteins encoded here:
- a CDS encoding TetR/AcrR family transcriptional regulator — protein: MTAVSWIEEEGYDNFSLHRLSKKLGVTTASLYNFIESAAHLSVEVGKVAVSKLYESMTAATKDGEDSRYLLMEYAVGYRKYALQHPELYKVIINMPSVHGKEYLKVILDPMADALRGFSKDGYDNINLLRAYRSMIHGFVSLEITGYFEMSNVSIDESFIMVVQLFVDSLR